In a single window of the Balaenoptera acutorostrata chromosome 3, mBalAcu1.1, whole genome shotgun sequence genome:
- the CCNK gene encoding cyclin-K — protein MKENKENSSPSVTSANLDHTKPCWYWDKKDLAHTPSQLEGLDPATEARYRREGARFIFDVGTRLGLHYDTLATGIIYFHRFYMFHSFKQFPRYVTGACCLFLAGKVEETPKKCKDIIKTARSLLNDVQFGQFGDDPKEEVMVLERILLQTIKFDLQVEHPYQFLLKYAKQLKGDKNKIQKLVQMAWTFVNDSLCTTLSLQWEPEIIAVAVMYLAGRLCKFEIQEWTSKPMYRRWWEQFVQDVPVDVLEDICHQILDLYSQGKQQMPHHTPHQLQQPPSLQPTPQVPQVPQSQPSQGPEPPQPPQKDSQQPAQPQPPPPAQQPKKPSPQPSPPRQVKRAVVVSPKEENKAAEPPPPKIPKIEPTHPPLPPAHPPPDRKPPLAAALGEAEPPGPVEAGDLPKVQIPPPAHPAPVHQPPPLPHRPPPPPPSSYITGMSTSSSYMSGEGYQSLQSMMKTEGPSYGALPPAYGPPAHLPYHPHVYPPNPPPPPVPPPPASFPPPAIPPPAPGYPPPPPTYNPNFPPPPPRLPPTHAVPPHPPPGLGLPPASYPPPAVPPGGQPPVPPPIPPPGMPPVGGLGRAAWMR, from the exons atgaaggagaataaagaaaattcaaGCCCTTCAGTAACCTCAGCAAACCTGGACCACACAAAACCATGTTGGTACTGGGATAAAAAAGACTTGGCTCATACACCCTCTCAACTAGAAGGACTCGATCCGGCCACTGAGGCCCGCTACCGCCGAGAAGGGGCTCGGTTCATCTTTGATGTGGGCACACGTTTGGGACT ACACTATGATACCCTGGCAACTGGAATAATTTATTTTCATCGCTTCTATATGTTTCATTCCTTCAAGCAATTCCCAAGATAT GTGACAGGAGCTTGTTGTCTCTTTCTGGCTGGGAAAGTAGAAGAAACaccaaaaaaatgtaaagatatcATCAAAACAGCTCGTAGTTTATTAAATGATGTACAATTTGGCCAGTTTGGAGATGACCCAAAG gaAGAAGTAATGGTTCTGGAGAGAATCTTACTACAGACCATAAAGTTTGATTTACAGGTGGAACATCCATATCAATTCCTACTCAAGTATGCGAAACAACTCAAAG gtgataaaaacaaaattcaaaagttGGTTCAAATGGCTTGGACATTCGTAAATGACAG TCTCTGCACGACCTTGTCACTACAGTGGGAACCAGAGATCATAGCAGTGGCAGTGATGTATCTTGCGGGACGTTTGTGCAAATTTGAAATACAGGAATGGACCTCCAAACCCATGTACCGGAGATGGTGGGAGCAGTTTGTGCAAGACGTCCCTGTGGATGTTTTGGAAG ACATCTGCCACCAAATCCTGGATCTTTACTCACAAGGGAAACAACAGATGCCTCATCACACGCCCCATCAGCTGCAGCAGCCCCCATCTCTCCAGCCCACCCCGCAAGTGCCGCAGGTGCCACAGTCACAGCCGTCTCAAGGCCCCGAACCGCCCCAGCCCCCGCAGAAGGACTCGCAGCAGCCAGCCCAGCCGCAGCCGCCGCCACCGGCCCAGCAGCCCAAGAAACCATCCCCGCAGCCTAGTCCTCCCCGGCAGGTGAAGCGCGCCGTG GTTGTTTCTCCCAAAGAAGAGAACAAAGCAGCAG aacCACCACCACCTAAAATTCCCAAAATTGAGCCCACTCACCCTCCATTGCCTCCAGCCCATCCACCTCCGG ACCGGAAGCCACCCCTCGCAGCCGCCTTGGGCGAGGCTGAGCCGCCAGGCCCTGTGGAAGCCGGCGATCTCCCCAAAGTCCAGATCCCGCCTCCGGCCCACCCGGCCCCCGTGCACCAGCCTCCGCCGCTGCCGCAccggcccccacccccgccgccctCCAGCTACATCACCGGCATGTCTACCAGCAGCTCCTACATGTCCGGAGAGGGCTACCAGAGCCTCCAGTCCATGATGAAGACCGAGGGCCCCTCCTACGGGGCTCTGCCCCCCGCCTACGGCCCGCCGGCCCACCTGCCCTATCACCCCCACGTCTACCCACCGAACCCGCCCCCACCGCCCGTGCCGCCACCACCGGCCTCCTTCCCGCCGCCCgccatccctccccctgcccctggctacccgccccccccgcccaccTACAACCCCAATTTTccaccaccgcccccccgccTGCCACCCACCCACGCAGTCCCCCCTCACCCTCCTCCAGGCCTGGGCCTGCCGCCGGCTAGCTACCCGCCTCCAGCTGTGCCCCCTGGAGGGCAGCCGCCTGTGCCCCCGCCCATCCCGCCACCTGGCATGCCTCCAGTCGGGGGGCTGGGGCGGGCAGCCTGGATGAGGTAA